The Streptomyces nitrosporeus genome includes a window with the following:
- the serA gene encoding phosphoglycerate dehydrogenase: MSSKPVVLIAEELSPATVDALGPDFEIRHCNGADRAELLPAIADVDAILVRSATKVDAEAIAAAKRLKVVARAGVGLDNVDVSAATKAGVMVVNAPTSNIVTAAELACGLLVATARHIPQANTALKNGEWKRSKYTGVELSEKTLGVVGLGRIGVLVAQRMSAFGMKIVAYDPFVQPARAAQMGVKLLTLDELLEVSDFITVHLPKTPETIGLIGDEALHKVKPSVRIVNAARGGIVDETALASALKEGRVAGAGLDVYAKEPCTDSPLFEFDQVVCTPHLGASTDEAQEKAGIAVAKSVRLALAGELVPDAVNVQGGVIAEDVRPGLPLAEKLGRIFTALAGEVAARLDVEVYGEITQHDVKVLELSALKGVFEDVVDETVSYVNAPLFAQERGVEVRLTTSSESAEHRNVVTVRGTLSNGEEVAVSGTLAGPKHLQKIVGIGEYDVDLALADHMVVLRYEDRPGVVGTVGKILGEAGLNIAGMQVSRQDAGGEALVVLTVDDTIPQPVLNEIAEEIGAASARSVNLTD; encoded by the coding sequence GTGAGCTCGAAACCTGTCGTACTCATCGCCGAAGAGCTGTCGCCCGCCACGGTCGACGCCCTGGGCCCGGATTTCGAGATCCGGCACTGCAACGGCGCCGACCGCGCCGAACTCCTCCCGGCCATCGCCGACGTCGACGCGATCCTGGTGCGCTCCGCCACCAAGGTGGACGCCGAGGCCATCGCCGCGGCCAAGCGGCTGAAGGTCGTGGCCCGCGCCGGTGTCGGCCTGGACAACGTCGACGTCTCCGCCGCCACCAAGGCCGGTGTGATGGTCGTCAACGCCCCGACGTCCAACATCGTCACCGCCGCCGAGCTGGCCTGCGGCCTGCTGGTGGCCACCGCGCGGCACATCCCGCAGGCCAACACCGCCCTGAAGAACGGCGAGTGGAAGCGTTCGAAGTACACGGGCGTCGAGCTCAGCGAGAAGACCCTGGGCGTCGTCGGCCTCGGCCGCATCGGCGTGCTGGTCGCCCAGCGCATGTCCGCCTTCGGCATGAAGATCGTCGCGTACGACCCCTTCGTGCAGCCCGCGCGCGCCGCGCAGATGGGCGTCAAGCTGCTGACGCTGGACGAACTGCTCGAGGTCTCCGACTTCATCACGGTGCACCTCCCCAAGACCCCCGAGACGATCGGTCTGATCGGCGACGAGGCGCTGCACAAGGTGAAGCCCTCGGTGCGCATCGTCAATGCCGCACGCGGCGGCATCGTCGACGAGACGGCCCTGGCCTCCGCGCTCAAGGAGGGCCGCGTCGCGGGCGCCGGCCTCGACGTCTACGCCAAGGAGCCCTGCACGGACTCCCCGCTGTTCGAGTTCGACCAGGTCGTCTGCACCCCGCACCTGGGCGCCTCCACCGACGAGGCCCAGGAGAAGGCCGGTATCGCCGTCGCCAAGTCCGTGCGCCTCGCGCTCGCCGGTGAACTCGTCCCGGACGCGGTCAACGTCCAGGGTGGCGTGATCGCCGAGGACGTCCGTCCCGGACTGCCGCTCGCCGAGAAGCTGGGCCGGATCTTCACGGCGCTGGCCGGCGAGGTCGCGGCCCGCCTCGACGTCGAGGTCTACGGCGAGATCACCCAGCACGACGTGAAGGTGCTCGAACTCTCCGCGCTCAAGGGCGTCTTCGAGGACGTCGTGGACGAGACCGTGTCCTACGTCAACGCCCCGCTCTTCGCCCAGGAGCGCGGTGTCGAGGTCCGTCTGACCACCAGCTCCGAGTCGGCCGAGCACCGCAACGTGGTGACCGTCCGCGGCACCCTGTCGAACGGCGAGGAGGTCGCGGTCTCCGGCACGCTGGCAGGCCCCAAGCACCTCCAGAAGATCGTCGGCATCGGCGAGTACGACGTGGACCTCGCGCTCGCCGACCACATGGTCGTCCTGCGCTACGAGGACCGCCCCGGCGTCGTCGGCACGGTCGGCAAGATCCTCGGCGAGGCCGGTCTGAACATCGCCGGCATGCAGGTCTCCCGCCAGGACGCGGGCGGTGAGGCGCTGGTCGTCCTGACCGTCGACGACACCATCCCGCAGCCGGTGCTGAACGAGATCGCCGAGGAGATCGGCGCGGCCTCGGCCCGCTCGGTCAACCTCACGGACTGA
- a CDS encoding PucR family transcriptional regulator yields the protein MKGDYQELVDEISALLGAPATLEDRDFGLVAFGAHDSDDDTAMDPVRTRSILTRRSTPAVRAWFEAFGITRATGPVRIPAAPEAGVFRDRLCLPVRHRGVVLGYVWLLDAEPGPTGAQLAAAMEVAARIGVLLFAETRAGADLSREFGAVLTTGAGRQREAAVAALAEALGPDADGLHTVVCVTPWQDETPSVRTVPSAAALATVPGTGAPSLAALVRLRSPDAQDPATAAADRLRATAGPDAAAGLSDTRRGLSELARAWHEARSAARAAHAESRFGPLARWSAIGPYRLLTALPEAPGTPPDPTARTLLSGSNTELARTAEVFLDCAGQAGRTAARLGVHRQTLYYRLNRIEQLTGLDLDDGEDRLLLHMTLKAARL from the coding sequence GTGAAGGGCGATTACCAGGAGCTGGTCGACGAGATCTCCGCACTGCTCGGAGCCCCGGCGACCCTGGAGGACCGGGATTTCGGCCTGGTCGCCTTCGGGGCCCACGACAGCGACGACGACACGGCCATGGACCCGGTGCGTACACGCTCGATCCTCACCCGGCGCTCCACCCCGGCCGTCCGGGCCTGGTTCGAGGCCTTCGGCATCACCCGGGCGACCGGACCGGTCCGCATCCCGGCGGCCCCGGAGGCCGGGGTGTTCCGGGACCGCCTCTGCCTGCCCGTACGCCATCGGGGTGTCGTCCTCGGATACGTCTGGCTGCTGGACGCGGAGCCGGGGCCCACCGGCGCGCAGCTGGCCGCGGCCATGGAGGTGGCGGCGCGGATCGGGGTGCTGCTCTTCGCCGAGACACGGGCGGGCGCGGATCTGTCCCGCGAGTTCGGCGCGGTGCTCACCACGGGGGCCGGCAGGCAGCGCGAGGCGGCGGTGGCCGCACTGGCCGAGGCGCTCGGCCCGGACGCCGACGGACTGCACACTGTGGTGTGCGTGACCCCGTGGCAGGACGAGACCCCGTCGGTGCGTACGGTGCCGTCGGCGGCGGCCCTGGCCACCGTCCCCGGGACGGGCGCCCCCTCCCTGGCGGCGCTGGTCCGGCTCCGCTCCCCCGACGCCCAGGACCCGGCCACGGCGGCGGCGGACCGGCTGCGCGCCACGGCGGGGCCGGACGCGGCCGCGGGGCTCTCCGACACCCGGCGCGGCCTGTCGGAACTGGCCCGTGCCTGGCACGAGGCCCGCTCGGCCGCCCGTGCCGCGCACGCGGAGTCCCGCTTCGGTCCGCTCGCCCGCTGGTCGGCCATCGGCCCCTACCGGCTGCTGACCGCCCTGCCCGAGGCCCCCGGCACACCGCCGGACCCCACCGCGCGGACGCTGCTGTCCGGCTCGAACACGGAACTGGCCCGCACCGCCGAGGTGTTCCTCGACTGTGCGGGCCAGGCGGGCCGGACGGCGGCGCGGCTGGGCGTCCACCGTCAGACGCTGTACTACCGGCTCAACCGGATCGAGCAGCTCACCGGCCTCGACCTCGACGACGGCGAGGACCGGCTGCTGCTGCACATGACCCTGAAGGCGGCCCGGCTGTAG